A window of the Carboxydocella sporoproducens DSM 16521 genome harbors these coding sequences:
- a CDS encoding AtpZ/AtpI family protein: protein MAENGNWQDVKALGVIMSLGGTIAGGVLVGFWLGRFLDRKLHTEPWLTVVMLLVGIAAGFKAAYDAMTTVRKGDE, encoded by the coding sequence ATGGCTGAAAATGGCAATTGGCAGGATGTGAAGGCCCTTGGTGTGATCATGTCTCTTGGCGGTACTATAGCTGGAGGCGTACTGGTAGGCTTCTGGCTGGGCCGCTTTCTGGACAGGAAACTCCATACTGAGCCCTGGTTGACGGTAGTCATGCTCTTAGTAGGGATAGCAGCTGGTTTTAAAGCAGCCTATGATGCCATGACCACCGTTCGGAAGGGGGATGAATGA